ATTCCCCAGGCGCCGGGGAAGGGCGGCTACTTCGTCGCCATGATTCCCCGCAAGAACACCGAGCTGCCGCCGATTATCAACGCCGTCCTCGACCACAGGGCGGTGGACGCCGGCGACGCCATCCACATCGTCTGGCCCGACCGCACCGACACCGTGGTGCTTGTGAACCAGCCCAAGGAGGTGGCGGTCGAGGGCCTGGTGCTTCAGGGCACGGCGTTTGTGGTCACCCGGCCGGTCGGTGGCAAGCTCGCCGTCACCATGCTCGCCCCGGGCCGGGTGAAACAGGGCGGCAAGGAACTCCTCAGCGGCGAGGGGGGGAAGATGATTGAGGTCGGACAGTAGATTGGCTCTGGACAGCGGGGTAGGTGTCGAGTATACTCTAACTAGTCAGATAAGCTAGTTAGGAGTTCGGGCATGGACCGTATCGGCGTTTTTGATGCGAAAACCCACTTCTCGCAACTCATTGACGATGTTGCGCGCCATCGCCGACGAGTTGTGATCGAGCGACGCGGGAGGCCCCTGGCCATCATCTCCCCCTACGAAGAGACGGTCAAACGCGACGAGGCGGAGAAGTGGGCGTGGATTTTCCGTGAACTCGACGACATCCTTGCTTCACAAGCTCCGCCCAGGCCCGGCGAGCGCATTCAGGATCTCATTGAGGAGGGGCGAGAGCGGTGAGCACGGGCGTGGTCGTGGATGCGTCGGCTTGCGGGGCGTGGGTCCTGCGCGACGAGGAGACGGCGGGATCGCGCCGCCTGCTGGAGTGCGTGCGGATCGGGCAGTTGCGGCTTGTGGTTTCGGACCTCTGGTGGTACGAGATCCTCAGCGCGCTCCGCATGGCCGTCGCACGAGCCAGGATCCAGGAATCGGAAGCCCGGCGCGGCCTTGCTGTGTTGGCCGCAATTCCAAAGGACGTGTTCACCGCCGAGGCACAGGGTCAGGAAGGCATTCTGTCAGTGGCGTTCGACACGGGCTTGAGCGCCTACGATGCCACACACCTGGCTCTTGCCCGGTCGCGTGGCCTTGACCTCGTCAGTGCGAACACACACCTTCTGCGGCTTCGCCCCCGCTTCCCGTGCATCCATTCAGTCGAGGACTTCTGCGCGCAGCTCGATGGGGCGTAAGGGCGCGGGCCTCACCCCGCCAGCGCCGCAATCG
This genomic window from Planctomycetota bacterium contains:
- a CDS encoding type II toxin-antitoxin system VapC family toxin — encoded protein: MSTGVVVDASACGAWVLRDEETAGSRRLLECVRIGQLRLVVSDLWWYEILSALRMAVARARIQESEARRGLAVLAAIPKDVFTAEAQGQEGILSVAFDTGLSAYDATHLALARSRGLDLVSANTHLLRLRPRFPCIHSVEDFCAQLDGA
- a CDS encoding type II toxin-antitoxin system Phd/YefM family antitoxin, translating into MDRIGVFDAKTHFSQLIDDVARHRRRVVIERRGRPLAIISPYEETVKRDEAEKWAWIFRELDDILASQAPPRPGERIQDLIEEGRER